One Kitasatospora sp. NBC_01287 DNA window includes the following coding sequences:
- the argS gene encoding arginine--tRNA ligase, which produces MTPAELSHAVQVAVRAAVEAGELSVDVPETVTVERPKNRDHGDYATNVALQLAKPAGKPPRAVAELVAARLRELPGVAKVDIAGPGFLNITLDAATQGELARAIVEAGQAYGRNEALKGLKINLEFVSANPTGPIHIGGVRWAAVGDSLARILKATGADVTTEYYLNDAGVQISKFAASLQAAANGREVPADGYVGEYIADIAKAITESVPGILELPAEEQLQAFRAHGLQLMVAEIKRSMDEFGTHFDTWFSEKSLHDSGAVEKAIERLREQGHVFDQDGAIWLRTTDFGDDKDRVLIKADGETTYFAADAAYYLSKRDRGSEVSVYMLGADHHGYVNRLKAIAACAGDDMNRNIEVKIGQFVKMLRDGEEVRMSKRAGNIITIDDVVEWIGVDAARYTLARSSTDSTITLDINVLTSQTNENPVFYIQYAHTRMCGVTRKAESMGITKAAAADFKPELLASEWESDLLGALADFPRIVAKAGELREPHHVARYLEEDVARKYHRFYDNCQILPKGDEEVTDLTHARLWLADATRTVVANGLALLGVSAPERM; this is translated from the coding sequence AACTCGCCAAGCCGGCCGGCAAGCCGCCCCGCGCGGTCGCCGAGCTGGTCGCCGCGCGCCTGCGCGAGCTGCCGGGCGTCGCCAAGGTCGACATCGCGGGGCCCGGCTTCCTCAACATCACGCTGGACGCCGCCACCCAGGGCGAGCTGGCCCGCGCCATCGTCGAGGCAGGCCAGGCGTACGGCCGCAACGAGGCGCTCAAGGGCCTGAAGATCAACCTGGAGTTCGTCTCCGCCAACCCGACCGGTCCGATCCACATCGGCGGCGTGCGCTGGGCGGCCGTCGGCGACTCGCTGGCGCGGATCCTCAAGGCGACCGGCGCGGACGTCACCACCGAGTACTACCTGAACGACGCCGGCGTGCAGATCTCCAAGTTCGCCGCCTCCCTGCAGGCCGCCGCGAACGGCCGCGAGGTACCGGCCGACGGCTACGTCGGCGAGTACATCGCCGACATCGCCAAGGCGATCACCGAGAGCGTCCCCGGCATCCTGGAACTGCCCGCGGAGGAGCAGCTCCAGGCCTTCCGGGCGCACGGCCTGCAGCTGATGGTGGCCGAGATCAAGCGGTCGATGGACGAGTTCGGCACCCACTTCGACACCTGGTTCTCCGAGAAGTCGCTGCACGACTCCGGCGCGGTGGAGAAGGCGATCGAGCGGCTGCGCGAGCAGGGACACGTCTTCGACCAGGACGGCGCGATCTGGCTGCGCACCACCGACTTCGGTGACGACAAGGACCGGGTGCTGATCAAGGCCGACGGCGAGACGACGTACTTCGCCGCCGACGCCGCCTACTACCTCTCCAAGCGCGATCGCGGTTCCGAGGTCAGCGTCTACATGCTGGGCGCCGACCACCACGGCTACGTCAACCGGCTGAAGGCCATCGCGGCCTGCGCGGGCGACGACATGAACCGCAACATCGAGGTCAAGATCGGCCAGTTCGTCAAGATGCTGCGCGATGGTGAGGAGGTCCGCATGTCCAAGCGGGCCGGCAACATCATCACCATCGACGACGTGGTCGAGTGGATCGGCGTGGACGCCGCCCGGTACACGCTGGCGCGCTCCTCCACCGACTCCACCATCACGCTCGACATCAACGTGCTGACCAGCCAGACCAACGAGAACCCGGTCTTCTACATCCAGTACGCGCACACCCGGATGTGCGGGGTGACCCGCAAGGCCGAGTCGATGGGCATCACCAAGGCCGCGGCCGCCGACTTCAAGCCGGAGCTGCTCGCCTCCGAGTGGGAGTCCGACCTGCTCGGCGCGCTCGCCGACTTCCCGCGGATCGTGGCCAAGGCCGGTGAGCTGCGCGAGCCGCACCACGTCGCCCGGTACCTGGAGGAGGACGTGGCCCGGAAGTACCACCGCTTCTACGACAACTGCCAGATCCTGCCCAAGGGCGACGAAGAGGTCACCGACCTGACGCACGCCCGCCTCTGGCTCGCCGACGCGACCCGCACCGTCGTCGCCAACGGCCTGGCCCTGCTCGGCGTCTCCGCCCCCGAGCGGATGTAG
- the lysA gene encoding diaminopimelate decarboxylase — MSRSAHPAGPRHGDVLPEGHYLAPPGDLNALDPKIWSRTVTRDADGTATVGGIPVTELAAEFGTPAYVLDEADFRARARAWHEAFGGGADVYYAGKAFLSKAVVRWLHEEGLNLDVCSPGELAVALAAGMPPERIALHGNNKSAAELEQAVKAGVGHIVLDSAAEIERLAAIAERQGVRQPVLVRVTVGVEAHTHEFIATAHEDQKFGFSLGQGAAAQAVREVLGHAGSLELRGLHSHIGSQIFDTAGFEVAARRVVGLLAEIRDEHGVELPEIDLGGGLGIAYTSEDDPREPAEIATALAGIVRRECAERRLAVPRLSVEPGRAIVGPTAFTLYEVGTVKPLPGLRTYVSVDGGMSDNIRTALYDAEYSVALVSRRSTAGPMLARVVGKHCESGDIVVKNAFLPADLAPGDLIAVPATGAYCRSMASNYNHALRPPVVAVAEGAARVIVRRETEEDLLRLDIG, encoded by the coding sequence ATGAGCCGCTCCGCCCACCCCGCAGGCCCCCGGCACGGCGACGTGCTGCCCGAAGGCCACTACCTGGCGCCGCCGGGAGACCTGAACGCGCTGGACCCCAAGATCTGGTCCAGGACGGTCACCCGGGACGCGGACGGCACCGCCACGGTCGGCGGCATCCCGGTCACCGAGCTGGCCGCCGAGTTCGGCACCCCGGCCTACGTGCTGGACGAGGCCGACTTCCGGGCCAGGGCCAGGGCCTGGCACGAGGCCTTCGGCGGCGGGGCGGACGTCTACTACGCGGGCAAGGCCTTCCTCTCCAAGGCGGTGGTCCGCTGGCTGCACGAGGAGGGGCTCAACCTCGACGTCTGCAGCCCGGGAGAGCTCGCGGTGGCGCTGGCCGCCGGGATGCCGCCGGAGCGGATCGCGCTGCACGGGAACAACAAGTCCGCCGCGGAGCTGGAGCAGGCGGTCAAGGCCGGCGTGGGGCACATCGTGCTCGACTCCGCCGCCGAGATCGAGCGGCTGGCCGCGATCGCCGAGCGCCAGGGCGTGCGCCAGCCGGTGCTGGTCCGGGTGACGGTGGGCGTCGAGGCGCACACCCACGAGTTCATCGCCACCGCGCACGAGGACCAGAAGTTCGGCTTCTCGCTCGGGCAGGGCGCCGCCGCGCAGGCCGTGCGCGAGGTGCTGGGCCACGCCGGCAGCCTGGAACTGCGCGGCCTGCACTCGCACATCGGCTCGCAGATCTTCGACACCGCCGGCTTCGAGGTGGCCGCCCGCCGGGTGGTCGGCCTGCTGGCCGAGATCCGCGACGAGCACGGCGTCGAGCTGCCCGAGATCGACCTGGGCGGCGGCCTGGGCATCGCCTACACCAGCGAGGACGACCCGCGCGAGCCGGCCGAGATCGCCACCGCGCTGGCCGGGATCGTGCGCCGCGAGTGCGCGGAGCGGCGCCTCGCCGTGCCGCGCCTGAGCGTCGAGCCGGGCCGGGCGATCGTGGGCCCGACCGCGTTCACGCTCTACGAGGTGGGCACCGTCAAGCCGCTGCCGGGCCTGCGCACCTACGTCAGCGTGGACGGCGGGATGTCCGACAACATCCGCACCGCGCTGTACGACGCCGAGTACTCGGTGGCCCTGGTCTCCCGGCGCAGCACGGCCGGGCCGATGCTGGCCCGGGTGGTCGGCAAGCACTGCGAGTCGGGCGACATCGTGGTGAAGAACGCCTTCCTGCCCGCCGACCTGGCGCCCGGCGACCTGATCGCGGTGCCCGCCACCGGTGCCTACTGCCGCTCGATGGCGAGCAACTACAACCACGCCCTGCGGCCGCCGGTGGTGGCGGTCGCGGAGGGTGCCGCCCGGGTGATCGTGCGGCGCGAGACGGAAGAGGATCTCCTGCGCCTCGATATCGGATGA
- a CDS encoding homoserine dehydrogenase yields MMRTRPLKVALLGCGVVGSEVARIMTTDAADLAARIGAPVELVGIAVRRAGRPRPGVPEHLLTTDAEALVERGDIDVVIEVVGGIEPSKNLLLTAFEHGASVVSANKALLAQDGAELHAAAAAAGVDLYYEAAVAGAIPLIRPLRESLAGDRVNRVLGIVNGTTNFILDKMDSTGAGYSEALEEATALGYAEADPTADVEGFDAAAKAAILAGIAFHTKVTAADVYREGLTEVTAADIASAKAMGCVVKLLAICERAADGESVTARVHPAMIPLSHPLASVREAYNAVFVEAEAAGRLMFYGPGAGGAPTASAVLGDLVAVCRNKLNGATGPGDSVYTRLPAKPMDQVITRYHVSLDVDDRAGVLAQVASVFAEHGVSIDTVRQQGREGDASLVVVTHRATDAALSATVDKLRALDSVRDVASIMRVEGE; encoded by the coding sequence ATGATGCGTACGCGGCCGCTGAAGGTGGCGTTGCTGGGCTGTGGTGTGGTGGGCTCCGAGGTGGCGCGCATCATGACGACGGACGCCGCCGACCTCGCCGCGCGGATCGGCGCGCCGGTCGAGCTCGTCGGCATCGCGGTCCGCCGGGCCGGGCGGCCCCGCCCGGGCGTTCCCGAGCACCTGCTCACCACCGACGCGGAGGCGCTGGTCGAGCGCGGCGACATCGACGTGGTGATCGAGGTGGTCGGCGGGATCGAGCCCTCGAAGAACCTGCTCCTCACCGCCTTCGAGCACGGTGCGTCGGTGGTCAGCGCCAACAAGGCGCTGCTCGCCCAGGACGGCGCCGAGCTGCACGCGGCCGCCGCCGCGGCCGGGGTGGACCTGTACTACGAGGCCGCCGTGGCCGGCGCGATCCCGCTGATCCGCCCGCTGCGCGAGTCGCTGGCGGGCGACCGGGTCAACCGGGTGCTGGGCATCGTCAACGGCACCACCAACTTCATCCTCGACAAGATGGACAGCACCGGCGCCGGCTACTCGGAGGCGCTGGAGGAGGCCACCGCGCTCGGCTACGCCGAAGCCGATCCGACCGCTGACGTCGAGGGCTTCGACGCCGCCGCCAAGGCCGCGATCCTGGCCGGCATCGCCTTCCACACCAAGGTCACCGCCGCCGACGTCTACCGCGAGGGCCTCACCGAGGTCACCGCCGCCGACATCGCCAGCGCCAAGGCGATGGGCTGCGTGGTCAAACTGCTGGCGATCTGCGAGCGGGCCGCGGACGGCGAGTCGGTCACCGCCCGGGTGCACCCGGCGATGATCCCGCTCAGCCACCCGCTGGCGAGCGTCCGCGAGGCCTACAACGCGGTCTTCGTCGAGGCCGAGGCGGCCGGCCGGCTGATGTTCTACGGCCCGGGCGCCGGCGGTGCGCCGACCGCCTCGGCGGTGCTGGGCGACCTGGTCGCGGTCTGCCGCAACAAGCTCAACGGCGCCACCGGACCGGGCGACTCGGTCTACACCCGGCTGCCGGCCAAGCCGATGGACCAGGTGATCACCCGCTACCACGTCAGCCTGGACGTGGACGACCGCGCGGGCGTGCTGGCGCAGGTCGCCTCGGTCTTCGCCGAGCACGGGGTCTCCATCGACACGGTCCGCCAGCAGGGCCGCGAGGGTGACGCCTCGCTGGTCGTGGTGACCCACCGGGCCACCGACGCCGCCCTGTCGGCGACCGTGGACAAGCTCCGCGCGCTGGACAGCGTGCGGGATGTGGCCAGCATCATGCGGGTTGAAGGGGAATGA